Proteins encoded by one window of Blautia luti:
- a CDS encoding ArdC family protein, which produces MQSLESGVEELFTSNRYQEFLKTMAKFHNYSFNNTMLIAMQRPDATLVTSYKNWQSMGRQVMKGEKGITIIAPAPYKKMKEKKVLDENQRPIMGTNPDTGTRITDCSCTGF; this is translated from the coding sequence ATGCAGTCACTGGAATCCGGTGTGGAAGAGCTTTTTACAAGTAACCGCTATCAGGAATTTCTTAAAACCATGGCAAAGTTTCACAATTATTCTTTTAATAATACAATGCTGATCGCCATGCAGCGACCGGATGCCACACTTGTTACCAGCTACAAAAACTGGCAGTCCATGGGTAGACAGGTCATGAAAGGTGAAAAAGGAATTACAATTATCGCACCAGCACCATATAAGAAAATGAAGGAAAAAAAAGTCCTGGATGAAAATCAGCGACCGATCATGGGAACCAATCCAGACACTGGCACCAGAATTACTGACTGCAGCTGTACAGGATTTTGA
- a CDS encoding ATP-binding protein — protein MKKTKEGVNLKKKKFLRLKNTGSILVLMGLLIIFVIALYTFILQSSYTKTALETEIARDTESADAVHKLVNGKIGKEDFAQIKDQSDEKKQLYKDISSYFNEIRTLNSTRYIYTATKNEEGKLVYVVDGLDPDADDVRRPGDYIEEEMVPYIDRAISGENVYSQDIIDTTWGPIFTACYPVSANHDGTGEIIGAFCIEMDMQSAYGMVEETNHISIICGLVAGAVLLLICLYTYYVYQKSKAEEQKQKQLLMNAAEEADAANKAKSAFLLNISHDIRTPMNAIIGFTNIALHQNTVSDIHDSLEKVQKSSNHLLSLLNDVLDFSRIESGKVIISPEPVDITQLTDNVQAIMNGLLYNRDLKFEVHRERPKNPYVLADVTRIREVLVNLLGNAVKFTKDGGKITLDISSYPGTDEKHIIIRYVVQDNGIGMSEEFQKELFKPFSQEDDANARTKYKGTGLGMAITKKHIDMMGGSIAVESKKGVGTTFTVEIPLELTEQVIQSKQKQPLHRDLTGVHVLMAEDNDLNAELATIMLEDAGMTVTRASDGKEVVNLFKNHPRDTYDLILMDIMMPNMDGHQATKAIRALGIERSDAVTIPIIALSANAFIDDIQESLDSGMNDHISKPINMEELTDTIAKYIKRDTCLAKELKQKQNDG, from the coding sequence ATGAAGAAAACAAAAGAAGGAGTTAATTTGAAGAAAAAGAAATTCCTTAGACTGAAGAATACAGGTAGTATCCTTGTGCTTATGGGGCTTTTGATAATTTTTGTAATAGCACTGTATACATTTATCCTGCAAAGTTCTTACACTAAGACCGCCCTTGAAACAGAAATTGCGCGTGATACAGAGAGTGCAGATGCAGTACATAAGCTTGTGAATGGAAAAATTGGAAAAGAAGATTTTGCTCAAATCAAAGATCAATCTGATGAAAAGAAGCAATTATATAAGGATATTTCTTCATATTTCAATGAAATCAGAACACTGAATTCTACTCGATATATTTACACCGCTACAAAAAATGAAGAAGGAAAACTCGTTTATGTGGTAGACGGTTTGGATCCGGATGCGGATGATGTAAGACGACCTGGAGATTATATTGAGGAAGAAATGGTTCCGTATATTGATAGGGCTATTTCTGGGGAGAATGTGTACTCTCAGGATATCATTGATACAACATGGGGTCCGATTTTTACGGCTTGCTATCCTGTAAGCGCAAATCATGATGGGACAGGAGAAATCATTGGCGCATTTTGCATTGAAATGGATATGCAATCAGCTTATGGAATGGTTGAAGAGACGAATCATATTTCCATCATCTGCGGTTTAGTCGCAGGAGCTGTATTGCTTTTAATTTGTCTATATACCTATTATGTTTACCAGAAAAGCAAGGCAGAAGAGCAAAAACAAAAACAATTATTAATGAACGCCGCTGAGGAAGCAGATGCTGCCAACAAAGCAAAATCTGCGTTTTTGCTTAATATTAGCCATGACATCAGAACGCCGATGAATGCCATTATTGGATTTACAAACATTGCGCTTCATCAGAACACGGTTTCAGATATTCATGATAGCTTGGAGAAAGTTCAAAAAAGTTCGAATCATCTTCTCTCTTTGTTGAATGACGTTCTGGATTTTAGTCGCATTGAAAGTGGAAAAGTTATCATTTCGCCTGAGCCAGTGGATATTACTCAATTGACAGATAACGTCCAGGCGATTATGAATGGACTTCTTTATAACCGAGATCTTAAGTTTGAAGTACATCGAGAAAGACCAAAGAACCCATATGTCCTTGCGGATGTTACGCGTATTCGAGAAGTCCTGGTGAATCTTCTTGGCAATGCTGTGAAATTCACAAAGGACGGTGGAAAGATTACTTTGGATATCAGCAGTTACCCCGGAACGGATGAGAAACATATCATAATTCGTTATGTTGTTCAAGATAATGGTATTGGCATGAGTGAAGAGTTCCAGAAAGAATTATTCAAGCCGTTTTCACAAGAAGATGATGCTAATGCCAGAACCAAATATAAGGGAACCGGTCTTGGCATGGCCATCACAAAAAAACATATAGATATGATGGGCGGTTCAATTGCTGTTGAGAGCAAAAAAGGTGTAGGTACTACATTCACTGTGGAGATTCCACTGGAGTTGACAGAACAAGTTATTCAATCAAAACAAAAACAACCTCTACATAGAGATTTGACAGGTGTTCATGTTCTTATGGCAGAGGATAATGATCTAAATGCTGAACTTGCTACGATAATGCTAGAAGATGCCGGTATGACCGTAACACGCGCATCAGATGGAAAAGAAGTCGTGAATTTGTTTAAAAATCATCCACGAGACACATACGATCTTATTTTGATGGATATTATGATGCCAAACATGGATGGACACCAAGCAACGAAAGCCATTCGAGCCCTAGGTATAGAGCGATCCGATGCAGTTACGATTCCAATTATAGCTTTGTCTGCAAATGCTTTTATAGATGATATTCAGGAATCCCTGGATTCAGGCATGAATGACCATATTTCCAAGCCGATTAACATGGAGGAATTAACTGATACAATCGCTAAATACATTAAACGTGACACATGTTTGGCAAAGGAACTGAAGCAGAAACAAAATGACGGATAA
- a CDS encoding ParB/RepB/Spo0J family partition protein, which translates to MVTRQGAVVLAYNLQRQQITFSEKAFAYKMKNEAMKRTGGRRKSSQSDYPLKGKKTVEIIGEEFGDSAKQVQRYLKLTDLISELLEKLDNGELSFNPAVELSYLTIEEQKEFIDAMEYTQAVPSISQAQRIKKLSREKKLTGTKMREIMGEIKKGEITRVMFNNEQLYRYFPKSYTPAEMKEEILSICHRHMS; encoded by the coding sequence TTGGTAACAAGGCAAGGCGCTGTGGTCTTAGCCTACAATTTACAGAGGCAGCAGATCACATTCAGTGAAAAGGCTTTTGCTTATAAGATGAAGAATGAAGCTATGAAGCGAACCGGAGGAAGAAGAAAAAGTAGCCAGTCTGACTACCCGTTGAAAGGAAAAAAGACAGTAGAAATCATTGGTGAAGAATTTGGTGACAGTGCAAAACAGGTACAGCGGTATCTGAAGTTGACGGATCTGATTTCTGAGTTACTGGAAAAGCTGGATAACGGAGAACTTTCATTTAACCCGGCTGTGGAACTTTCGTATTTAACGATAGAGGAACAAAAGGAATTTATAGATGCTATGGAGTATACACAGGCAGTCCCATCCATTTCCCAGGCACAGAGAATAAAGAAATTAAGCCGGGAGAAAAAGCTGACTGGAACAAAAATGAGAGAGATCATGGGTGAGATCAAAAAAGGGGAAATTACCAGAGTGATGTTTAACAACGAACAACTGTATCGGTATTTTCCGAAATCATATACCCCGGCAGAAATGAAAGAAGAGATACTGAGCATTTGTCATAGACATATGTCTTGA
- a CDS encoding group II intron reverse transcriptase/maturase has protein sequence MSEEKTKITHSQDKARFLGYDITTAKNSALMYDSKHQLRKTHTGRIKLYAPRDKWQAKLIEYGALRIRYDENGKEIWDSHHRGNMVHMTDVEIVSQVNAEIRGIYNYYSIAENATVIKNFAFILEYSMYKTFGLKYQKSVYKIQRKYRRNGIFMVPYNTKKGLKYCEFYHDGFKKKRYACSFEPDLLPQYVKYDNPNYLRTRIKLGVCELCGENTGDICMHHVKSLKSIKADNEWNTIMLTKRRKTLAVCPNCYAMITK, from the coding sequence ATGTCCGAAGAAAAGACCAAAATCACGCATAGTCAAGATAAAGCCAGATTCCTAGGCTACGACATTACTACAGCCAAGAATTCAGCACTAATGTATGATTCAAAGCATCAGTTAAGGAAAACTCATACGGGCAGAATCAAATTATACGCTCCAAGGGATAAGTGGCAAGCTAAGCTAATAGAGTATGGTGCACTTAGGATTAGGTATGATGAAAATGGCAAAGAAATATGGGATTCTCACCACAGAGGCAATATGGTTCACATGACCGATGTGGAAATAGTATCACAGGTGAATGCCGAGATTAGAGGTATATATAATTACTATTCGATAGCGGAAAATGCAACAGTCATCAAAAACTTTGCATTCATCTTGGAATATAGCATGTATAAGACCTTTGGACTTAAATATCAAAAGAGCGTTTACAAGATACAGAGAAAATACCGTAGGAATGGAATTTTTATGGTTCCTTATAATACAAAGAAAGGGTTAAAATACTGTGAGTTCTATCATGATGGATTCAAGAAGAAACGCTACGCCTGTAGCTTCGAACCCGACCTCTTACCACAATACGTCAAGTATGATAATCCAAATTATTTGAGAACAAGGATTAAGCTGGGTGTATGTGAACTATGTGGAGAAAACACAGGAGATATATGCATGCATCATGTGAAGTCTTTGAAATCAATCAAAGCGGACAATGAATGGAACACTATTATGTTGACTAAGCGTCGCAAGACACTTGCAGTTTGTCCAAACTGTTATGCCATGATTACGAAATAA
- the ltrA gene encoding group II intron reverse transcriptase/maturase: protein MSEAKQFDISKKAVIAAFQAVKENAGSYGADEQTIKEFEEHLNNNLYKLWNRMASGSYFPKPVRAVAIPKKNGGIRILGIPTVEDRIAQMVAKMYFEPLVEPMFYNDSYGYRPNKSAIQAVGQARERCFKRDWVLELDIKGLFDNIKHGYLMYMVEKHTQIKWLILYIKRWLTVPFIMSDGSVAERRSGTPQGGVISPVLANLFLHYVFDDFMTKAYPNIWWERYADDGVLHCQSYKQAAFIKQKLEERFQQFGLELNKEKTRIVYCKDNRRPQNYSCTQFTFLGYTFRPRLNKNKEGKFFVGFTPAVSEKAKTAMKQKIREWKIQLKADLSLKDIGNMINKVVQGWINYYTHYYKSEFYEVLRYINQCLIKWVRRSYKKKNTRSRAEHWLGAVARRDRNLFAHWKFGILPSVGEGAV from the coding sequence ATGAGCGAAGCAAAACAGTTTGATATTTCAAAGAAGGCTGTAATTGCAGCTTTTCAGGCGGTAAAGGAAAACGCAGGAAGTTACGGGGCAGATGAACAAACCATAAAAGAGTTTGAGGAGCATCTTAATAACAACCTGTATAAACTATGGAACCGGATGGCATCAGGAAGTTATTTCCCGAAGCCTGTAAGGGCAGTAGCAATACCCAAGAAAAATGGTGGAATCAGAATTTTGGGAATTCCAACAGTAGAAGACAGAATCGCACAAATGGTTGCGAAGATGTACTTTGAACCGCTGGTTGAACCAATGTTTTACAATGACTCATATGGATACCGTCCGAACAAATCTGCAATTCAGGCAGTAGGACAAGCAAGGGAAAGATGTTTTAAAAGAGACTGGGTATTGGAATTAGATATCAAAGGGCTCTTTGATAACATCAAACATGGATATCTGATGTACATGGTTGAGAAACATACGCAAATAAAATGGCTGATACTTTATATAAAACGTTGGCTTACAGTGCCGTTCATCATGAGTGATGGCTCGGTTGCTGAACGCAGGTCAGGAACACCTCAGGGTGGAGTTATCAGTCCTGTGCTTGCAAATCTATTTCTTCACTATGTATTTGATGACTTTATGACAAAAGCATATCCGAACATCTGGTGGGAAAGATATGCTGATGATGGAGTACTGCACTGCCAATCGTACAAGCAGGCTGCATTTATAAAGCAGAAACTGGAAGAACGTTTTCAGCAGTTTGGATTGGAACTGAATAAAGAAAAGACACGTATTGTCTACTGCAAGGATAACCGAAGGCCACAAAACTATAGTTGTACCCAATTCACTTTTCTGGGATATACGTTCAGACCAAGGCTAAATAAGAATAAAGAAGGAAAGTTCTTTGTAGGCTTTACGCCTGCGGTCAGTGAAAAAGCCAAAACTGCTATGAAACAGAAGATCAGAGAATGGAAGATACAGTTAAAGGCGGATCTCTCATTAAAAGATATTGGGAACATGATAAACAAAGTAGTGCAAGGATGGATTAACTACTACACACACTATTATAAGTCAGAATTTTATGAGGTGTTGCGTTATATCAATCAATGTCTGATTAAATGGGTACGACGAAGTTATAAAAAGAAAAACACGAGAAGCAGAGCCGAGCACTGGCTTGGTGCAGTAGCCAGAAGAGACAGAAACTTGTTTGCACACTGGAAATTTGGAATATTACCATCTGTTGGAGAGGGAGCCGTATGA
- a CDS encoding ParB N-terminal domain-containing protein has product MDTVDTRSASVPENGEKIIEIQLERLRTFKNPPFKIWMDQEMIRLSASVEKYGIINPLIVRPIPDGVYEIISGHRRKHAAEKLGYRKVPVIIRVLSEDDSILSMVDSVRP; this is encoded by the coding sequence ATGGATACAGTGGATACACGAAGTGCATCAGTTCCAGAAAATGGCGAAAAAATCATAGAGATTCAGCTGGAACGTCTGCGGACCTTTAAGAACCCTCCGTTTAAGATTTGGATGGATCAGGAAATGATTCGGCTCAGTGCGAGTGTTGAGAAATACGGAATCATAAATCCGCTGATTGTACGACCGATTCCAGATGGTGTTTATGAGATTATTTCCGGACACAGAAGAAAACATGCTGCGGAGAAGCTGGGATACCGTAAAGTACCGGTAATTATCCGAGTATTAAGTGAAGATGATTCCATTTTAAGTATGGTGGATTCCGTGCGCCCGTAA